The Agrococcus sp. SGAir0287 DNA window CTCGTTCATGGGCATCGGCTTCGTCGACCCGATCCTGCCCGCGATCGGCGAGCAGATGCATGCGAGCCACGCGCAGGTCGAGCTGCTCTTCACGAGCTACCTGCTCGTCACCGCCGTCGCGATGCTCGGCACCGGCTGGGTGTCGAGCCGCATCGGCGGCAAGCGCACGCTCATCCTCGGCCTCGTCGTCATCGTCGCGTTCGCCGCGCTCGCCAGCCTCTCGCCGACGATCGACGCGATGGTCGGGTTCCGCGCCGGATGGGGGCTCGGCAACGCGCTCTTCATCGCGACGAGCCTCGCCGTCATCGTCGGCAGCGCCACGGGCGGCGTGCCCGGCGCCATCGCCATCTACGAGGCCGCGATGGGCATCGGCATCGCCGTCGGCCCGCTGCTCGGCGGCATCCTCGGCTCCGCCGGCTGGCAGTGGCCCTTCCTCGGCGTCTCGATCCTCATGCTCGTCGGCCTCGTCGGCACCATCCTCTTCGTGCCGAACGCGCCGACGACCGCGCGTCGGCTGCCCCTGTCCGCGCCGCTCAAGGCCCTGCGGCACCGCGGCCTGCTCGTGCTGAGCCTCGTCGCCCTGCTCTACAACTGGGCGTTCTTCACCGTGCTCGCCTACGCGCCGCTGCTGCTCGGCTTCGACGCGATCTCGCTCGGCATGATCTTCTTCGGCTGGGGACTCCTCGTGGCGCTCTTCGCCGTCGTCGTCGCGCCGCGGCTCGAACGCCGCTTCGGGCTCGTGCCCGTGCTCGTGGGCGCCTTCGTGCTCATGGCGCTCGACCTCGTCGCGATGGCGATCTGGACCGACGTCGCCGCCGTGCTCGTCGCGACCGTGATCGTGTCGGGCATCTGCTCGGGCCTCAACAACACGCTCGTCACGCAGGCGGTCATGCAGGTCGCGCCCGTCGAGCGGCCGGTCGCGAGCGCGTCGTACTCGTTCGTGCGCTTCTTCGGCGGCGGGCTGGCGCCGTTCGTCGCGGGCGTCGTCGGCACCGCGGTGAGCATCCACGTGCCGTTCTGGATCGCCGTGGCGGCGATCGTCGGCGCCATCGTGCTGCTCGCCGCCTCCGGCCACCGCATCGCCGAGGGCGTCGCCGCCGCCGAGGCGGCGGACGAGCAGGTGCTGCCGACCGCCGCCGGCGACGCACCGGCCGAGCCGGTCGTGCTCGTCGACGACGCGCTCGACGAGGATGCGTCCGCGATCCGAGCGCTCGCCGGTCGCGACGGCCGCTGAGCCAAGCGTCCGGCGCGTCGCACGCGCAGCACGAGCCCGCAAGCCCCACGCAGGGGGCTTGCGGGCCCGTGCTGCGCGGGAGGACCGTGGATGCGAGGGCGGATGGGAGCGAGGAGGGCGCGATGCGATCGATCCTGTACGCCGGCCAGGCGGTGACGTCGTCGGACCGCGTCGCGATCGAGCTGCTCGCCTATGCGAAGTCGCTCGCGACGCACGGCACCGTCGACGTCGTGTCGATCCCGATCGTGTCCGGCGGCGGCGCGGAGTCCTGCGACCTGCTCGTCGGCTCGGGCATCGCGCTCGCGGTCGGGCCTGCGGACGACCCGTTCACCGACGTCGTCGGGGCGGATCTCGCGATCGACGACCTCCGTGAGCGCCAGCAGCGCCTCACGGGGCCGGAGCTCGGCCTGTCCTGAGCGGGGTGGTCGGTGCCGCGTCGAGCCGCGCGGTCGTCAGACGTAGCGGCGGGCGACCGCGACGAGCTCGGCGCCGTACGACGGGCCGTGGCTGACGGCGTGCACGGCGAGCGGATGCAGCTGGTGCAGCCCGAGGAGGTCGCGCCACTCGCCCTCGAGCTCCGCCGCCTCCGCGTGGGCGTCGAGCACGACGTCGAGATGCGGCAGCCCGAAGAGCGCGAGCATCGCCAGGTCGGTGAGCGGATGCCCGCCCTGAGCGGCCGGGTCGATGAGGACGGCGCCGTCCGCCGTCCAGAGCACGTTGCCGCTCCACAGGTCGCCGTGGATGCGCGCGGGGGAGCGGTCGTCGTCGAAGGCGCCGTCGACGAGCCGGCCGCACACGCGCTCCACGACCGCGGCGCCATCGGGATCGAGGTGGCCGGCGTCGACCGCGGCGCGCACGAACGGCAGGATGCGCTGGTGCGCGAACGAGTCGGCCCACGACGCCGCAGGCGTCATGGGCTGGCGCTGACGACCGATCCATCCCTCGCCCTCGCAGCCGGGCGGCGGCGCGCACCATGCCGGGGCACCTGCCGCGTGCGTGGCGGCGAGCGCCTGCCCGAACGCCTCGGCGTGCGCGCGAGTGGGAGCGGCGGGCTCGAGGCGCTCGAGCGCGATCGTCGCGCCGTCGTGGGCGAGCACGCGCGCGACGCGTGCACCGCCGTGCTGCTCGGCGTCGACGAGCCAGCGCAGGCTCGCGACCTCCCACGCGGCGGCGTCGGCGCCCCAGCGGACGTGCTTCGTGAACGAGGCCATGCCCCATCCTCCCGTGCCGGCGCGGGCACGACCGGTCGCGACCGGGCCGACGGCCGATGCCGCTCGCCTCGAGCGCGACGCCGGCGACCGCGATCGATCGCCGCGGCCAGGGCGCCTCAGTCGAGCGCTGCGGGCATCCCGTTGGCCGTGCCGTAGGCGCGCACCGCGCGTCGCAGCGCGGGGCCCTGACGCGCGGGCACGGGCGTCCACGGCTCCACCGCGACGCGGATGCTCGAGGCCGTCGTCGTGCGGCGCCAGGTGCCGACGACGGCGCCGTCGACCACGACGGCCGGCAGGAACATGCCGTTGGCGCCGGGCACGATGCGCTCGAGCGGCTCACCGCGCAGCGTGATCGACCGATCGGCGTAGCCGAGCACGAGCTCGTCGAAGGGCGCGACGAGCAGCACGCCGGCCGCAGGCTCGAGCCCGGGCGCGTGCAGGTAGGTCGTGCCCGCGACCTCCCACGCGTCGAGCTCGTCGCGCACCGCGTCGACGCCGCGTCGCGCATCCGCCACCGTGAGCCCCGCCCACCAGGCCAGGTCGTGCACCGTGGCGGGTCCGTGGCTCAGGAGGTAGCGCCGCGCGAGCTCCTCGAGCGCCTCGTCGCCGTCGAGCGCACGCGGGGTCGCGACCCATGCGTCGTGCAGGGCGTAGTCGGTGCGGCTCGTCATGACGACGTGACCGTGACGGGCGAGCCAGCCGAGGATGTGCGGCCCGCGCTGCGCGTCGACCGGCTGACCTGCCGCGACGAGCGCGTCGAGCAGCGCCTGCCGTGACGCGGGCCCATCGGCGAGCGCGCGCTCGACCACGGCTCGGGATCGCACGAGGGCCTCCTCGTCGAGTCCGAGCGAGCGCATGCGCGTCGCGTCGCGTCGGTCCACGCGATCGGCGGTGAGGGTCGCGAGCCAGCGGATGTCCTCGGCACGCGTCCAGTGCAGCGTGCCGCGCATCGGCCACGAGCGCACGATCGCGCCGCCCGCCTGCGCCGCCTCGACGTCGGCCGTCGTCGTGCCGGGAGCGCTGCGCTGCGCGACCGCCCACAGCGCGCCGAACCAGTCCTGCGCCTGCATCGCGAGCATCCACCCGACGGCGTCGGCGGGGGAGGGTGCCGGCTCGTCGAGCAGCTGCGCGCGCACGCGCATGCCGAGCAGCCGCCGCTCGTCGCCCGTGAGCCTCCGCACCATGCGCCCAGCATGCCGTGCGCCGCCGACGCCCGCCCGTCGGCATCCGCCCGACTGGCCACAAAGGGTCGACGACTGGCCGCGAAGGGTCGACGACTGGCCGCGAAGGGTCGGCATCGGCCACGAAGGGCGACCCTTCGTGGCCACCGTCCTGCCGTTCGTGGCCACCGCCACCGTGCGTCGCCGATGCCGCGGCTCGGGAGGAGCGCTCGTGGCGCTCGCGCCGAGCGCGAACACCGCCGCAGCCGTCGCTGACCGCCGTACCCTGGATGGGTGAGTCCCACGATCCGTCCGCGCAGGCTCCGACGCACCCCCGCCCTGCGAAGGCTGGTGGCCGAGACCCGCATCCACCCGAGCCAGCTCATCCTGCCGATGTTCGTGGCCGACGGCATCGACGAGCCGCGCCCCATCGGCAGCATGCCGGGCGTCGTGCAGCACACGATCGACTCCGCGAGCCGCGCCGTCGAGGAGGCGATCCAGGCGGGCGTCGGCGGCGTCATGCTCTTCGGCGTGCCGAAGGAGGAGGACAAGGATGCGACGGGCTCGGCGGGCATCGACCCGGACGGCATCCTCAACCGGGCGACCGCGGCGCTCGACGAGCGCTTCGGCGACGACACGGTCATCCAGACCGACCTGTGCCTCGACGAGTTCACCGACCACGGCCACTGCGGCGTGCTCGACGAGTGGGGCGGCATCGACAACGACGCGACGCTCGAGCGCTACGCCGAGATGGCGATCGCGCAGGTCGACGCGGGCTCGGAGATGGTCGGCCTCAGCGGCATGATGGACGGCCAGGTCGCGTTCGTGCGCGACGCGCTCGACGACGCAGGCTACGAGGACGCAGCGATCCTCGCCTACGCGGCGAAGTACGCATCCGCCCTGTACGGTCCCTTCCGCGAGGCCGTCGGCTCGAGCCTGCAGGGCGACCGGCGCACCTACCAGCAGGATCCGGCCAACGCGCGCGAGGGACTGCGCGAGGCGACCCTCGACGAGGCCGAGGGCGCCGACGTGCTCATGGTGAAGCCCGCGTCCTTCTACCTCGACGTGCTGCGCGACGTCGCCGACGAGGCGCAGGTGCCCGTGTGGGCGTACCAGGTCTCCGGCGAGTACGCGATGGTCGAGGCGGCGGCCGCGAACGGCTGGATCGACCGCGACCGGGCCATCGCGGAGTCGGTCACGTCGATCGTGCGCGCGGGTGCGGATGCCGTGCTCACCTACTGGGCGGTCGAGCTGGCCGTGTCGCTGCGCTGACCGCCCCCGCCGACCGCATCCTTCTCGCGTTTCGCAGGCGATCATGGGGGTTCGAGGGAAGATACCCCTCGAGAGGCCGAATCGCCTGCGAAACGCACATCACGACGACGCAGCAGACGAGCAGGGACCGAGCATGACCGACACGACCGCCACCGACACGACCGAGACCACCAACGACGCCCTCTTCGACCGCGCGAGGGCCGCGATCCCCGGCGGCGTGAACTCGCCGGTGCGCGCGTTCGGCTCCGTCGGCGGCACGCCGCGGTTCATCCGCAGCGCCCGGGGTGCGTACGTGACCGACGTCGAGGGCGTCGAGCGCGTCGACCTCGTCGCGTCGTGGGGTCCGGCGCTGCTCGGCCACGCGCATCCGGCGATCGTGGATGCGGTGCAGCAGGCGGCGTCGCGCGGCCTGTCGTTCGGCGCGCCGACCGGCGCCGAGGTCGAGCTCGCCGAGGAGATCACGCGTCGCGTGCCCATCGCCGAGCGCGTGCGCCTCGTGTCCACGGGCACGGAGGCGACAATGACGGCCATCCGCCTCGCGCGCGGCGCGACGGGTCGCGACCTGCTCGTGAAGTTCGACGGGCACTACCACGGGCACTCGGATGCGCTGCTCGTCGCGGCGGGCTCGGGCCTTGCGACGCTCGCGATGCCCGGGTCGTCGGGCATCCCCGACGCCGTCGCGGCGACGACGATCGTGCTGCCGTACGACGACGAGGCGGCCGTCGAGGCCGCATTCGCCGAGCACGGCGACCGCATCGCGGCGATCATCGTCGAGGCGGCGCCCGCGAACATCGGCCTCATCGCGCCGCGTCCGGGCTTCCACGCCTTCCTCGCGCGCACGGCGCATGCGCATGGCGCGCTGCTCATCAGCGACGAGGTGCTCACGGGCTTCCGCGTGCACCCCTCGGGCATGTGGGGCATCGAGGGCACGGCGGGCGACGAGGCGCCCGACATCCTCACGTTCGGCAAGGTCGTCGGCGGCGGCATGCCGCTCGCGGCGCTCGGCGGACGCCGCGAGGTCATGGAGCTCCTCGCCCCGCTCGGCCCCGTCTACCAGGCGGGCACGCTGTCGGGGAACCCGCTCGCCGTCGCCGCGGGCCTCACGCAGCTGCGCCTGGCCGACGACGCCGTCTACGCGCGCCTCGACGCCGTGGCGGACGCGATCACGGCCGGGCTGTCGGATGCGCTCGCCGCCGAGGGCGTCGAGCACGTGATCCCGCGGGTCGGCAGCCTGTTCTCGCTCGCGTTCGCCGCGTCCGCGCCGCGCACGTACGACGACGCGAAGGCGCAGGCCGTCTTCCGCCACGCGCCCTTCTTCCACGCGATGCTCGACGGCGGCGTCGCGCTGCCGCCGAGCCTGTTCGAGTCGTGGTTCGTCACGGCGTCGCACGACGACGCGGCGATCGAGCGCGTGCTCGCGGCGCTCCCCGCTGCGGCCCGCGCCGCCGCTGCAGCCCGGCCGGCCTGAGCGCGGCGGGGCCGAGCGCGGCCGGCGGATCGGTCGCGGTCGTCATCGCGGCGCGGACGCTCGGACCACGCTCACGGCCAGGCTCGGGGAGATGTGCGCGCCAGCGGATGACCATCGCACACGTGCGCGTGCCGCCTCGCTTGCGTGCACATCTCACCCCCGTGGGTCGTCGACCGGCGCGATCGGCGTCGCTCGACCGGCCGCGGTGCTCCGTGGCCGACGCCGCGTTCCGAGCCGCACCGGGCCGCGCCCGTCAACCCCCGGGGCGCTCGGCCGGCGGCGGGCGTAGCGTCGCGTCCATGAGTGCCGACGACGCCACGCAGACCCAGACCCAGACCCAGACCGAGCCCGCCTCCGCCGACGCGCGTCCTCCGTTCGAGGACCACGACTTCGGCGGCGGCGCCGCGCCCGATCCGACGCCCGACCACGTCGAGCCGTACTCGTCGCGCTCCGACGAGACGCCGCGCACGGGCCCGGTCGACATCCCGGACCACGTGCAGCCGTACTCGTCGCGCGACTGACCCGCCGCGCCGACGGCCGCACCAGCGGCCGGTCTGCGAGCCGCTGTGCGTCTCGCAGGCGATGCCGGTGGGTAGGGGGAAGATACCCCTTCGC harbors:
- a CDS encoding MFS transporter, which codes for MPTDTSIAAAAPRPPSHAAHPTASILRQPKAVWAVAFACVISFMGIGFVDPILPAIGEQMHASHAQVELLFTSYLLVTAVAMLGTGWVSSRIGGKRTLILGLVVIVAFAALASLSPTIDAMVGFRAGWGLGNALFIATSLAVIVGSATGGVPGAIAIYEAAMGIGIAVGPLLGGILGSAGWQWPFLGVSILMLVGLVGTILFVPNAPTTARRLPLSAPLKALRHRGLLVLSLVALLYNWAFFTVLAYAPLLLGFDAISLGMIFFGWGLLVALFAVVVAPRLERRFGLVPVLVGAFVLMALDLVAMAIWTDVAAVLVATVIVSGICSGLNNTLVTQAVMQVAPVERPVASASYSFVRFFGGGLAPFVAGVVGTAVSIHVPFWIAVAAIVGAIVLLAASGHRIAEGVAAAEAADEQVLPTAAGDAPAEPVVLVDDALDEDASAIRALAGRDGR
- a CDS encoding fructosamine kinase family protein, whose protein sequence is MASFTKHVRWGADAAAWEVASLRWLVDAEQHGGARVARVLAHDGATIALERLEPAAPTRAHAEAFGQALAATHAAGAPAWCAPPPGCEGEGWIGRQRQPMTPAASWADSFAHQRILPFVRAAVDAGHLDPDGAAVVERVCGRLVDGAFDDDRSPARIHGDLWSGNVLWTADGAVLIDPAAQGGHPLTDLAMLALFGLPHLDVVLDAHAEAAELEGEWRDLLGLHQLHPLAVHAVSHGPSYGAELVAVARRYV
- a CDS encoding winged helix DNA-binding domain-containing protein produces the protein MVRRLTGDERRLLGMRVRAQLLDEPAPSPADAVGWMLAMQAQDWFGALWAVAQRSAPGTTTADVEAAQAGGAIVRSWPMRGTLHWTRAEDIRWLATLTADRVDRRDATRMRSLGLDEEALVRSRAVVERALADGPASRQALLDALVAAGQPVDAQRGPHILGWLARHGHVVMTSRTDYALHDAWVATPRALDGDEALEELARRYLLSHGPATVHDLAWWAGLTVADARRGVDAVRDELDAWEVAGTTYLHAPGLEPAAGVLLVAPFDELVLGYADRSITLRGEPLERIVPGANGMFLPAVVVDGAVVGTWRRTTTASSIRVAVEPWTPVPARQGPALRRAVRAYGTANGMPAALD
- the hemB gene encoding porphobilinogen synthase, whose translation is MSPTIRPRRLRRTPALRRLVAETRIHPSQLILPMFVADGIDEPRPIGSMPGVVQHTIDSASRAVEEAIQAGVGGVMLFGVPKEEDKDATGSAGIDPDGILNRATAALDERFGDDTVIQTDLCLDEFTDHGHCGVLDEWGGIDNDATLERYAEMAIAQVDAGSEMVGLSGMMDGQVAFVRDALDDAGYEDAAILAYAAKYASALYGPFREAVGSSLQGDRRTYQQDPANAREGLREATLDEAEGADVLMVKPASFYLDVLRDVADEAQVPVWAYQVSGEYAMVEAAAANGWIDRDRAIAESVTSIVRAGADAVLTYWAVELAVSLR
- the hemL gene encoding glutamate-1-semialdehyde 2,1-aminomutase, translating into MTDTTATDTTETTNDALFDRARAAIPGGVNSPVRAFGSVGGTPRFIRSARGAYVTDVEGVERVDLVASWGPALLGHAHPAIVDAVQQAASRGLSFGAPTGAEVELAEEITRRVPIAERVRLVSTGTEATMTAIRLARGATGRDLLVKFDGHYHGHSDALLVAAGSGLATLAMPGSSGIPDAVAATTIVLPYDDEAAVEAAFAEHGDRIAAIIVEAAPANIGLIAPRPGFHAFLARTAHAHGALLISDEVLTGFRVHPSGMWGIEGTAGDEAPDILTFGKVVGGGMPLAALGGRREVMELLAPLGPVYQAGTLSGNPLAVAAGLTQLRLADDAVYARLDAVADAITAGLSDALAAEGVEHVIPRVGSLFSLAFAASAPRTYDDAKAQAVFRHAPFFHAMLDGGVALPPSLFESWFVTASHDDAAIERVLAALPAAARAAAAARPA